CGTAGAACTGGGCAAGGAACAGGACGGTCACGCCCTCGAACAGCGCCGTGCCGTTCTGGTTGGCGGTGGAGCCGAGCGTGAGTACGAAGCGGCTGACATGCTGCGGCAGGTGGAGATTGTCGTCGGCCACGAGCAGCGATGTCGGCAGCGTGGCATTGCTGGACGCGGTGGAAAAAGCGGTCAGCACGGCGGGTCGTACCGCAGCGAAGAACCGCAGCGGGCTCATGCCGCCGAACAGGCGCACGGACAGCCCGTACACGATGAACTGCTGGATCAGCAGCCCGGCGACCACCACCAGCACGTAGGCGCTGAGCTGGCGCAGGATGTCATAGCCCATCCGGGCCGTGAGCGTAAACAGCAGGCAGGCGACGCCAAGCGGCGCGAGTTCGATGACGATCGCGAGCAGCCGCATTACGACCTGGTTCAGTCCCTCCAGCGTTTCCTCGAGCTTCTTTGTCGCTTCGCTGCGGGTCGCCACCAGACCGACACCCATGAACAGCGAGAACACCATGACAGCCAGCATGTCGCCGTCGGCCATGGCGCGCACCGCGTTGGCGGGTACCAGGTTCACCAGGAAATCCATGCCGGAAACGGTTTCGTTCGTGCGCCCCGCGACCGGCGCGCCGGCCGCACGGGCCTGGTCCGCCAGGTCGCGGTCCAGCCCCGCGCCGGGACGAAAACCATTGACGAGCGCAATGCCGATGATCACGGCGATGGTGGAAACGGCCGTCGAGTAGACCAGCGTGCGCACGCCGATGCGCCCCAGCCGCTTCAGGTCGCCAAGCCCGGCCACGCCGAGCGCCAGGGCGCAGAAGATGAGGGGAATCACCAGCATGAACAGCAGGCGCAGGAAGATCTTGCCCGCCGGCTCGGTGATGAAACGGATGAAGCCGTTCAGAGCCCGGGATTCGGGTCCGAGGACGATATGCGCCAGGCCACCGAGTAGCGCACCGACCACGAGGCCAATGAGCATGCGGATGGAAAGCCGGGACGACACCGCGGCCAAGATAGCAGAGAAAAAGGGCCGCCGCGCGCGTCGGCGCGCCCGGCTCCCGGCGGCGGTCCTAGCCCGGCAGGAGGCTCACGAGGAGCAGCAGGATGATCCCCCCGACGAAGGCCATGAGCAGGTAGCGGAAGCGCTTCGCATTCAGGTCGTTTTGCGGATCGTTATTGGCCATGGCAGTCACCCGGCGTAGCCGACAGCGGCAATCTAGCAGATCGGTGGCGCTTCGCTCTACGTCATGGAGCAACTGGCGCCGCGCGCCGCGGCGGCGAGGCCTCCAGCAGTCCCCGGATGTGCAGGCTCACGCAGCGGCCAAGCACATCGAGGTCATAGCCGCCCTCGAGCACGGAGACCACGCGCCCGCGGCAATGCCGCGCGGCGATCGCCGTGATCTGCTGCGTGACCCAGGCGTAGTCGGCATCCTGCAGGCGCAGCGCCGCCAGCGGGTCATCGGCATGGGCGTCGAAGCCGGCGGAGACGAAGATCATCTCCGGCTCGAAGCGTTCGAGTTCCGGCAGCCAGTGTTCGCGCACGGCGGCCCGAAAGGCCTCGCTGCCGTCGCCGGCCCGCAGCGGCGTGTTGATGAGGTGACCCGGCACGGACCGGCCCGCCTTGCCCGGATAGTAGGGGTGCTGAAAACTCGAGCAGAGCAGGACGCGTGCTTCGTCGCTGAAGATGTCCTCGGTGCCGTTGCCGTGGTGCACGTCGAAATCCACGATGGCGACCCGGGCCATGCCCGTGGCGAGTGCGTGCGCCGCGCCGACGGCGACATTGTTGAAGAAACAGAAGCCCATCGGCGTATCGCGCTCCGCGTGATGTCCCGGCGGGCGCACCGCGCAGAACGCGTTGCGCACCGTGCCCGCGATCACCATGTTGGTTGCCAGCACGACGGCGCCCGCGGCCCGCAGCGCCGCCTCGAGCGTCGCCGGGTTCATCAGGGTGTCGGGGTCGAGCATGACGAGGCCTTCGGCGGGCGCGTGCGCAAAGATACCGTCGATATGCGCAGCGCTGTGTGCCCGGGCGAGCTGCTCCCGCGTGGCCGCGGGTGCGTCGTGGTGCTGTAGAAAATCGGTGAGCCTCTGCGCCTGTACCTGGTCTGCGATCGCGCGCAGGCGGTCCGGGCACTCCGGGTGACCCGCTCCCATGTCATGCCGCAGGCAGGCAGGGTGGCTGATGAAGGCGGTGGTCGGCATCTTGCGCGGTCGTCAGGTCTGGAGGGCAGCGGCGATCGCCGCTGCAAGGTCGCGGATATTGTGCTCGTCGTGCGCGGTGGAAAGGAAGCCGACCTCGATCGGGCTCGGTGGCAGGTAGATGCCGCGGTCGAGCAACGCGTGGAACAGTCGTGGGTAATCCGCGGTGATCCCGCGGTCGATCGCCGCTGGGGTACGCAAGGTCGGGCGCGGGCCGCGCGC
This genomic interval from Gammaproteobacteria bacterium contains the following:
- a CDS encoding histone deacetylase family protein — its product is MPTTAFISHPACLRHDMGAGHPECPDRLRAIADQVQAQRLTDFLQHHDAPAATREQLARAHSAAHIDGIFAHAPAEGLVMLDPDTLMNPATLEAALRAAGAVVLATNMVIAGTVRNAFCAVRPPGHHAERDTPMGFCFFNNVAVGAAHALATGMARVAIVDFDVHHGNGTEDIFSDEARVLLCSSFQHPYYPGKAGRSVPGHLINTPLRAGDGSEAFRAAVREHWLPELERFEPEMIFVSAGFDAHADDPLAALRLQDADYAWVTQQITAIAARHCRGRVVSVLEGGYDLDVLGRCVSLHIRGLLEASPPRRAAPVAP
- a CDS encoding dicarboxylate/amino acid:cation symporter, translated to MLIGLVVGALLGGLAHIVLGPESRALNGFIRFITEPAGKIFLRLLFMLVIPLIFCALALGVAGLGDLKRLGRIGVRTLVYSTAVSTIAVIIGIALVNGFRPGAGLDRDLADQARAAGAPVAGRTNETVSGMDFLVNLVPANAVRAMADGDMLAVMVFSLFMGVGLVATRSEATKKLEETLEGLNQVVMRLLAIVIELAPLGVACLLFTLTARMGYDILRQLSAYVLVVVAGLLIQQFIVYGLSVRLFGGMSPLRFFAAVRPAVLTAFSTASSNATLPTSLLVADDNLHLPQHVSRFVLTLGSTANQNGTALFEGVTVLFLAQFYGIELDLAQQFLVMFICVLGGIGTAGVPAGSIPVVVMILGMVGVPPEGIGLILGVDRFLDMCRTTVNVTGDLAAAVVVSRGEPPA